In a genomic window of Muntiacus reevesi chromosome 1, mMunRee1.1, whole genome shotgun sequence:
- the MKNK2 gene encoding MAP kinase-interacting serine/threonine-protein kinase 2 isoform X2 produces MVQKKTAELQGFHRSFKGQNPFELAFTLDQAHHGEPDFSPECPTRPDMPTSQPIDIPDAKKRGKKKKRCRATDSFSGKFEDVYQLQEDVLGEGAHARVQTCINLITNQEYAVKIIEKQPGHIRSRVFREVEMLYQCQGHRNVLELIEFFEEEDRFYLVFEKMRGGSILSHIHKRRHFNELEASVVVQDVASALDFLHNKGIAHRDLKPENILCEHPNQVSPVKICDFDLGSGIKLNGDCSPISTPELLTPCGSAEYMAPEVVEAFSEEASIYDKRCDLWSLGVILYILLSGYPPFVGHCGSDCGWDRGEACPACQNMLFESIQEGKYEFPEKDWAHISFAAKDLISKLLVRDAKQRLSAAQVLQHPWVQGCAPENTLPTPMVLQSCAKDLTSFAAEAIAMNRQLAQREEDAAEEAAEQGQPVVIRATSRCLQLSPPSQSKLAQRRQRASLSSAPVVLVGDHA; encoded by the exons ATGGTGCAGAAGAAAACAGCCGAACTTCAGGGCTTCCACCGTTCCTTCAAG GGGCAGAATCCTTTCGAGCTGGCCTTCACCCTAGACCAGGCCCACCACGGGGAGCCTGACTTCAGCCCAGAGTGCCCGACCCGCCCTG ATATGCCCACGAGCCAGCCCATCGACATCCCTGATgccaagaagagaggcaaaaagaaGAAGAGATGCCGGGCCACTGACAGCTTTTCAGGCAAGTTTGAAG ATGTCTACCAGCTGCAGGAGGACGTGCTTGGGGAGGGTGCCCATGCCCGTGTGCAGACCTGCATCAACCTCATCACCAACCAGGAGTATGCTGTCAAG ATCATTGAGAAGCAGCCGGGCCACATTCGGAGCAGGGTTTTCAGGGAAGTGGAGATGCTGTATCAGTGCCAGGGACACAG GAACGTCCTCGAGCTGATTGAGTTCTTCGAGGAGGAGGACCGTTTCTACCTGGTGTTTGAGAAGATGCGGGGTG GCTCCATTCTCAGCCACATACACAAGCGGCGGCACTTTAACGAGCTGGAGGCCAGCGTGGTGGTGCAGGACGTAGCCAGTGCCCTGGACTTCCTGCACAACAAAG GCATCGCCCACAGGGACCTAAAGCCGGAAAACATCCTCTGTGAGCACCCCAACCAG GTGTCCCCCGTGAAGATCTGCGACTTTGACCTGGGCAGTGGCATCAAACTCAACGGGGACTGCTCCCCCATCTCCACCCCAGAACTGCTCACCCCG TGCGGCTCCGCGGAGTACATGGCCCCGGAGGTAGTGGAGGCCTTCAGCGAGGAGGCCAGTATCTACGACAAGCGCTGCGACCTCTGGAGCCTGGGCGTCATCCTCTACATCCTGCTCAGCGGCTACCCGCCCTTCGTAGGCCACTGCGGCAGCGACTGCGGCTGGGACCGTGGGGAGGCCTGCCCCGCCTGCCAG AACATGCTGTTTGAGAGCATCCAGGAGGGCAAGTACGAGTTTCCAGAGAAGGACTGGGCCCACATCTCCTTTGCTGCCAAAGACCTCATCTCCAAGCTCCTCGTCCGTGATGCCAAGCAGAGGCTGAGCGCTGCCCAAGTCCTGCAGCACCCCTGGGTGCAGGGG TGCGCCCCGGAAAACACCCTGCCCACGCCCATGGTCCTGCAGAG CTGTGCCAAAGACCTCACTTCGTTCGCGGCCGAGGCCATTGCCATGAACCGGCAGCTGGCCCAGCGGGAGGAAGACGCGGCGGAGGAGGCGGCGGAGCAGGGCCAGCCCGTGGTCATCCGAGCTACCTCACGCTGCTTGCAGCTGTCCCCGCCCTCCCAGTCCAAGCTGGCCCAGCGGCGGCAGCGCGCCAGCCTGTCCTCGGCCCCCGTGGTCCTGGTGGGAGACCACGCGTGA
- the MKNK2 gene encoding MAP kinase-interacting serine/threonine-protein kinase 2 isoform X3, with amino-acid sequence MVQKKTAELQGFHRSFKGQNPFELAFTLDQAHHGEPDFSPECPTRPDMPTSQPIDIPDAKKRGKKKKRCRATDSFSDVYQLQEDVLGEGAHARVQTCINLITNQEYAVKIIEKQPGHIRSRVFREVEMLYQCQGHRNVLELIEFFEEEDRFYLVFEKMRGGSILSHIHKRRHFNELEASVVVQDVASALDFLHNKGIAHRDLKPENILCEHPNQVSPVKICDFDLGSGIKLNGDCSPISTPELLTPCGSAEYMAPEVVEAFSEEASIYDKRCDLWSLGVILYILLSGYPPFVGHCGSDCGWDRGEACPACQNMLFESIQEGKYEFPEKDWAHISFAAKDLISKLLVRDAKQRLSAAQVLQHPWVQGCAPENTLPTPMVLQRNSCAKDLTSFAAEAIAMNRQLAQREEDAAEEAAEQGQPVVIRATSRCLQLSPPSQSKLAQRRQRASLSSAPVVLVGDHA; translated from the exons ATGGTGCAGAAGAAAACAGCCGAACTTCAGGGCTTCCACCGTTCCTTCAAG GGGCAGAATCCTTTCGAGCTGGCCTTCACCCTAGACCAGGCCCACCACGGGGAGCCTGACTTCAGCCCAGAGTGCCCGACCCGCCCTG ATATGCCCACGAGCCAGCCCATCGACATCCCTGATgccaagaagagaggcaaaaagaaGAAGAGATGCCGGGCCACTGACAGCTTTTCAG ATGTCTACCAGCTGCAGGAGGACGTGCTTGGGGAGGGTGCCCATGCCCGTGTGCAGACCTGCATCAACCTCATCACCAACCAGGAGTATGCTGTCAAG ATCATTGAGAAGCAGCCGGGCCACATTCGGAGCAGGGTTTTCAGGGAAGTGGAGATGCTGTATCAGTGCCAGGGACACAG GAACGTCCTCGAGCTGATTGAGTTCTTCGAGGAGGAGGACCGTTTCTACCTGGTGTTTGAGAAGATGCGGGGTG GCTCCATTCTCAGCCACATACACAAGCGGCGGCACTTTAACGAGCTGGAGGCCAGCGTGGTGGTGCAGGACGTAGCCAGTGCCCTGGACTTCCTGCACAACAAAG GCATCGCCCACAGGGACCTAAAGCCGGAAAACATCCTCTGTGAGCACCCCAACCAG GTGTCCCCCGTGAAGATCTGCGACTTTGACCTGGGCAGTGGCATCAAACTCAACGGGGACTGCTCCCCCATCTCCACCCCAGAACTGCTCACCCCG TGCGGCTCCGCGGAGTACATGGCCCCGGAGGTAGTGGAGGCCTTCAGCGAGGAGGCCAGTATCTACGACAAGCGCTGCGACCTCTGGAGCCTGGGCGTCATCCTCTACATCCTGCTCAGCGGCTACCCGCCCTTCGTAGGCCACTGCGGCAGCGACTGCGGCTGGGACCGTGGGGAGGCCTGCCCCGCCTGCCAG AACATGCTGTTTGAGAGCATCCAGGAGGGCAAGTACGAGTTTCCAGAGAAGGACTGGGCCCACATCTCCTTTGCTGCCAAAGACCTCATCTCCAAGCTCCTCGTCCGTGATGCCAAGCAGAGGCTGAGCGCTGCCCAAGTCCTGCAGCACCCCTGGGTGCAGGGG TGCGCCCCGGAAAACACCCTGCCCACGCCCATGGTCCTGCAGAG GAACAGCTGTGCCAAAGACCTCACTTCGTTCGCGGCCGAGGCCATTGCCATGAACCGGCAGCTGGCCCAGCGGGAGGAAGACGCGGCGGAGGAGGCGGCGGAGCAGGGCCAGCCCGTGGTCATCCGAGCTACCTCACGCTGCTTGCAGCTGTCCCCGCCCTCCCAGTCCAAGCTGGCCCAGCGGCGGCAGCGCGCCAGCCTGTCCTCGGCCCCCGTGGTCCTGGTGGGAGACCACGCGTGA
- the MKNK2 gene encoding MAP kinase-interacting serine/threonine-protein kinase 2 isoform X1, which translates to MVQKKTAELQGFHRSFKGQNPFELAFTLDQAHHGEPDFSPECPTRPDMPTSQPIDIPDAKKRGKKKKRCRATDSFSGKFEDVYQLQEDVLGEGAHARVQTCINLITNQEYAVKIIEKQPGHIRSRVFREVEMLYQCQGHRNVLELIEFFEEEDRFYLVFEKMRGGSILSHIHKRRHFNELEASVVVQDVASALDFLHNKGIAHRDLKPENILCEHPNQVSPVKICDFDLGSGIKLNGDCSPISTPELLTPCGSAEYMAPEVVEAFSEEASIYDKRCDLWSLGVILYILLSGYPPFVGHCGSDCGWDRGEACPACQNMLFESIQEGKYEFPEKDWAHISFAAKDLISKLLVRDAKQRLSAAQVLQHPWVQGCAPENTLPTPMVLQRNSCAKDLTSFAAEAIAMNRQLAQREEDAAEEAAEQGQPVVIRATSRCLQLSPPSQSKLAQRRQRASLSSAPVVLVGDHA; encoded by the exons ATGGTGCAGAAGAAAACAGCCGAACTTCAGGGCTTCCACCGTTCCTTCAAG GGGCAGAATCCTTTCGAGCTGGCCTTCACCCTAGACCAGGCCCACCACGGGGAGCCTGACTTCAGCCCAGAGTGCCCGACCCGCCCTG ATATGCCCACGAGCCAGCCCATCGACATCCCTGATgccaagaagagaggcaaaaagaaGAAGAGATGCCGGGCCACTGACAGCTTTTCAGGCAAGTTTGAAG ATGTCTACCAGCTGCAGGAGGACGTGCTTGGGGAGGGTGCCCATGCCCGTGTGCAGACCTGCATCAACCTCATCACCAACCAGGAGTATGCTGTCAAG ATCATTGAGAAGCAGCCGGGCCACATTCGGAGCAGGGTTTTCAGGGAAGTGGAGATGCTGTATCAGTGCCAGGGACACAG GAACGTCCTCGAGCTGATTGAGTTCTTCGAGGAGGAGGACCGTTTCTACCTGGTGTTTGAGAAGATGCGGGGTG GCTCCATTCTCAGCCACATACACAAGCGGCGGCACTTTAACGAGCTGGAGGCCAGCGTGGTGGTGCAGGACGTAGCCAGTGCCCTGGACTTCCTGCACAACAAAG GCATCGCCCACAGGGACCTAAAGCCGGAAAACATCCTCTGTGAGCACCCCAACCAG GTGTCCCCCGTGAAGATCTGCGACTTTGACCTGGGCAGTGGCATCAAACTCAACGGGGACTGCTCCCCCATCTCCACCCCAGAACTGCTCACCCCG TGCGGCTCCGCGGAGTACATGGCCCCGGAGGTAGTGGAGGCCTTCAGCGAGGAGGCCAGTATCTACGACAAGCGCTGCGACCTCTGGAGCCTGGGCGTCATCCTCTACATCCTGCTCAGCGGCTACCCGCCCTTCGTAGGCCACTGCGGCAGCGACTGCGGCTGGGACCGTGGGGAGGCCTGCCCCGCCTGCCAG AACATGCTGTTTGAGAGCATCCAGGAGGGCAAGTACGAGTTTCCAGAGAAGGACTGGGCCCACATCTCCTTTGCTGCCAAAGACCTCATCTCCAAGCTCCTCGTCCGTGATGCCAAGCAGAGGCTGAGCGCTGCCCAAGTCCTGCAGCACCCCTGGGTGCAGGGG TGCGCCCCGGAAAACACCCTGCCCACGCCCATGGTCCTGCAGAG GAACAGCTGTGCCAAAGACCTCACTTCGTTCGCGGCCGAGGCCATTGCCATGAACCGGCAGCTGGCCCAGCGGGAGGAAGACGCGGCGGAGGAGGCGGCGGAGCAGGGCCAGCCCGTGGTCATCCGAGCTACCTCACGCTGCTTGCAGCTGTCCCCGCCCTCCCAGTCCAAGCTGGCCCAGCGGCGGCAGCGCGCCAGCCTGTCCTCGGCCCCCGTGGTCCTGGTGGGAGACCACGCGTGA